The Halopelagius inordinatus genomic interval TACGCGAGTCCCTCGCGGTGGAACTCTTGGGTGAACTGGAGCATCCCCTGGGCCGTCGCGCCGCGTCCGTGGACGAGGACGACGGCGGCGTCGGCGGATTCCAACGACTCGCCCGCCGTCCGAATCGGTTGGTCGCCGTGGGGGTCGGCGGCGTCTCCGCCCGCCATCAGTTACCGACCTCCCGTACCTCGGCGTCCAGAGACGGGAGCGTCGATTCGATTCGCTCTCTGTCGTCTTCCACCCACGGCGGCAGTTGCAGCGACGACCCGAGGTCGGCGACGGACTCGTCGCGGGTGAACCCCGGCCCGTCGGTGGCTATCTCGAAGAGGATGCCGCCGGGTTCGCGGAAGTAGACGGACCGGAAGTACCGGCGGTCCTTTTGCGGGGTGACGTTCTGGCCCGCGTTCGACAGTTCCTCGCGCCACGCCAGTTGCTCCTCTTCGTCCGCCGCGCGGAAGGCGACGTGGTGGACGGTGCCGACGCCGGGTCGCCCGCGCGGACTCTCGCGTTCGAGGATGTCCACGACGTCCGCCCTGTCGCCCGCCGAACGGTACCGGATTCGGCCGTCGCCTTCGCCCTCTCTTTCGAATCCGAGGAGTTCGAGGACGCGACCGGTGGAGTCGGTCGCGGCCGACTGAAGCGTCACGCCGTAGAATCCGCGGACGGCGTGGTCCACCGGGACGGGGCCGTCGGCCCACGGTTCGACGTCCGTCT includes:
- a CDS encoding ring-cleaving dioxygenase, whose translation is MHTEGIHHVTAVAGDPRENVRFYADVLGLRLVKRTINFDDTSTYHLYYGDETGSPGTAMTFFPFGGGRSGRPGRGQAVATAFVVPPGSLDYWADRLSENGVSVEERMERFGSGVLAFEDADGQPLELVEGETDVEPWADGPVPVDHAVRGFYGVTLQSAATDSTGRVLELLGFEREGEGDGRIRYRSAGDRADVVDILERESPRGRPGVGTVHHVAFRAADEEEQLAWREELSNAGQNVTPQKDRRYFRSVYFREPGGILFEIATDGPGFTRDESVADLGSSLQLPPWVEDDRERIESTLPSLDAEVREVGN